The segment GGTGTTTGGTGCTAGCAATGTCTCAAAGATGCTAATGGTAAGAATTGATCATAATTCAAATTAACCCTAAACCCGTAGTAATTATTATCTTTTAGATCTTGTTTTCCTCTAATGGTGGCTTTCATGGTGTATTAATACAGGAAGTACCGGAGAGCCAACGAGTCGACGCGGCCAACAGTCTTGTTTATGAGGCGAATGTGAGGTTAAGAGATCCAGTTTATGGGTGCATGGGTGCAATTTCAGCTTTACAACAGCAAGTTCAATCTTTACAAGCTGAACTGAATGCAGTAAGGGCTGAGATAATAAAATACAAGTGTAGGGAAGCTAACCTTGTACCACCTTCTTCCCATGTAGCCATGCTCTCATCTGGGGCTGTTTCGGTGGCTGCACCACCGCCAGCCACCACTCAACCACcacctccaccaccaccacctcctcTTCCTACTACCACCGCCGTTACAACTTGTTCCATATACACCCAACCCACCACTTCTACGGACTATACCACCCTTCCAAATGATAATGTTTCCTACTTTGGATAAAAAGATATTTATTACCTTAGACTGACAACCAAAAGAATCCCCATTTATTTTTCTCTATAATGATGCAAAACAAACATGGAATAAAAATGAGGAAGAAATGAGTATTCTTGTTtccttgcttttttttttttttggttttatttactCACTCAAAACATTACTGTCTAGCTTGCTCAACAATTGATAAACTTTCATATATATGCCCTTTACCTATAAATTTGTTGGTTGATGTGTTTCTTTCTTCTACATTTTATTTTCTTATCTTGATTTCCACTCCTCTTTCAAATTTTCCTCA is part of the Gossypium arboreum isolate Shixiya-1 chromosome 5, ASM2569848v2, whole genome shotgun sequence genome and harbors:
- the LOC108451959 gene encoding LOB domain-containing protein 15, whose protein sequence is MSRERERFDEIGKKIKREADVSANYQMGRRHMLGPPGTLNTITPCAACKLLRRRCAQECPFSPYFSPHEPQKFASVHKVFGASNVSKMLMEVPESQRVDAANSLVYEANVRLRDPVYGCMGAISALQQQVQSLQAELNAVRAEIIKYKCREANLVPPSSHVAMLSSGAVSVAAPPPATTQPPPPPPPPPLPTTTAVTTCSIYTQPTTSTDYTTLPNDNVSYFG